Sequence from the Ooceraea biroi isolate clonal line C1 chromosome 5, Obir_v5.4, whole genome shotgun sequence genome:
tattttctttgatgTCCATCCTCGTTAAACACAGCTGACATGTCCAACTATTAATTCTCGTAAACGTGCGATATTTGACAGAATTACATGAGGTGTAGAACATCTGCTCTGCCATCAATATTACCAAATCGGTTGTTTATAACTTCAATTCAATAGAAAATGCGTTGCGTCCATACGCAGACAATATACGCCGTGCCCCAAATTTCTGTTATAAACTGTGTATTATATGATAACGCGCAGTAAGTTATCAATAATTTCCGAGTGACTGCTACAACAGTCAGTCACGAATTATTGATATCCGTTCTGTGTGCGTAAAAATGAACGCATTTATTAACGCTCAGTCTGCAATATCGCTGCAAATTTTCCGGATTTTCCTTTATCTTTATTACGTGATTTAATGTATTGCAGATCAAAAGAAAAAGCGGGATGTTCTGCGGAATATTCTCCGCATATTTGCTAAGGTATATTTGTTGAAGATAAAGTAAACGGAAACAgtttaattaacgttaataTGGATATGCGGATACTGATCAAAGGCATGCGATGTGCCAAGTCAAACGTTACAGATGCGATTACTGGTAATGGAGCTAATGGATATGCCACGGTGAGCTGCATCTGAGAATTACACAGAGATTGTCAATCTTCCGATACCGGCCTGAAATGCAGACGCACATGTGTTTTCAGTTTTGCAGCAATTCCTCCCGAGGAAAGCTGTCCGCGTGGACTAAAATTACGAGCAACATGAAAAATGCTGGCCGTCTACGAGACAATTTAGGCAGAAATAAAACCGTGACTCATTCTGAGCAACAGACGATCTGCGAGTCATAGAACTCGACTAAAATttgatttacatatatatagctCTGTAATGTCACACGTCATTTTCTACATTGCTTCATATGTAtcgactttctttctattagCTAGCATTTCTCATGTCTCATTCTAGCGCATTAAAATCACAAACCTGACTGCTAGTACTATTACACGATTCCACATTCGAAGATTATATTTAGATCGCTCAATGTAGCAAGCGACTGTGGTGGATAAATAATTGAGGAACGGACGGTCGGATTACTGATGCGAATCTGACGCGAATATACCTACGTTGCAGAAACGATGATATTCACGGACCGCATAAAATTCCAGaattaatacatttctatGGGGAGGGTTGATTCCTGACAAAGGAGCTCATCGAAGAGGGAAAAGACTCGGAGGGTTGCCGGAGCGCTAAACAAGCCGCAAGTAGAAGGAGCAGGTCAAGGCCGCAAATATCCGTCGAGATACCTGGGATGCGATATTCTCGGTACAAGTTTCATTACATGTAGTATTACATTTTCGCTTATAATGCCGTATAACGAACATATAGTCTCGCGTCTCACCGTTATTGACGTATTATTCGGATTCGCAGAATAATTAGCTGAATTCACGAGAAATAGAAATCCACGATGGCGGTGGAGCATCGTTTGCTTTATCGGGATCATAGACGAGGTCGCAAACCGAAATAAGCAAAGGATGTAAATCCCGTGTTAGCCTTGCAAGGCGCGTCTCGACGTAGCTACGCGAGCCAATTCTATCCCGAGGCCTCTATTTCCCGTGAACGTGCCAAACGCAGAGATAGGGTCAGGGGCGGCGTGCGAGCGCATGTCACGTAGAAGATGAAAAAGcgcaataaatgtaaaaggaTATATCGACACGTTTTGACGAGATGACGTGTGCATGCATCGCGCTGCACTGATGGAAACTCGATTGACAGAAGAAGGGTTGGAGAAGCGGGGGATCGTCTGCTTTTGATTATTACTTGGCTAAGGGAGGCAAACTACGTCACAGAAAGCGGATCAGATTTTACTGAAAATAGGTAAATTAATTGGTAGATTAACactttaaaattgaattattataatagtattttaatattatgtaacaatgtacgcgatttatcttttttcctacgtataagtataatttaagtatGATTGAAAGCGTCATAAAAATTCTAATTCGTTTATCAAGATTTATGTATCAAGGAGAGTGCCGTAATGAACGAGAGCACTTGAAATGTTGAGGAACAAAATTTCGTTATTATCTACCATTGCGGGACAATCATTAGAAGCCACGTGGCAGTAACCCCGTAAATTCAATAAAGCCCATCAATCACCTGTACCGTGTACCTACACCATTGCTCGACTCGACAATGAGTGAAGACGAAGAAGTATCCCGTGAATCGTACTCATGCTGCAACTTCACGAGTTCGTCATGCGAGTAATACACCTAGCACGAAAGTGCACCAGACGATCTAACTTACGACTATGTTCGTTTTCGATGAGAACGTTCTTGACCTCTTTCGTTCATCACATCGGCGTTTTccaaggaaaaaggaaaaatatataattcggAGATGTggaagatatttttttcaaatgcaACTTGTTCAagcgataaaatttattgtaaaaatacgGATCAGAGGAGGATTTTGAATTTCGAAATtagatatttatgaaatataaatatattttttctgttattCAATCGagaatttgcatttttgttgaaatttaAGAGCGCATTTCACGGTCGTTGcgataaatatgttttatttatgaaaaatatgttaaatcgCGGCTAAATGTTGATTCTCGAGCGAGTGTCGTGAATACATGCGCGAGGTGCATTACATGCGGTTCATGCAGATGTTAACTCCACGGGACATCTGCTATCGTAATAACAAATGGAATTTCtacaatataacaataaagcGCACATTCGTGTGGCCTTTATTGACTATTTGACTGGCTCTATTTCATATGCACTGCAAAATGGTAGAGAAAAAGCCTGCAGGATTGTGTTTGCCCAATTCCATTTTATTGTTTTCGTAGATAAAGAAGTGCACTATCcgtgcaatttttttatttaaatacctaCGGTACGtacgtgaataaaaataataaaaagagaaacatcATGATGCACTCCACGACTCAGTCATGCGCAACTCAGTCAATCAGAGAGCTTCCGTAAAGCCAATAGTGCATCGATCACCTACAGCTTCCCACGTGGCGTGATGCGCGGCGTAATATTTTCCATGTTACATCCTCCTATGATGAATCATTCCCATAAAACAATCCTGCGTAATAATGTGTATGTTATTCCATCTGTAGGCTGCGCGAAGACTGCACTTTCTTTTTAATCATCCAGAAATAAAAGCggaattttatctttcttctaAAAGCATTGATATTCGAAGAGTATTGATTGTAGGAAGATCATTAAATATAGCAAAGTGCAGAGAGCAAATTGAAGATCGCGATTGGTAAGCTAACTATTGAGATTATGCATTTATGCGTAAGCTGAGCTCTTTCGCTGACTCGTAAGCACAATTTGATCTTGAATACTGCAGGGAGAGCACAACGAGAAGGAAAATATCACGTATAGCACTGCTGGCGGCGACTTGTTTCACATTGCAGCAAAAACGGAGATATTTCTGTCGTTAGCAGGACGTATATTGTTCTCGACGTAAACGAGAACGGAAAGCTCGTTCAACCGCGAGGCGTCGGTGTACCTTTCTTCATTTGTGCAGGCCGCATCAAGGATACCTTTCTCTTTGTCGTAGGATGCGCGTACAATGCTGCAGACTCACACGCGCAATTTACTTAAAGGGTCTTTCTCATTTGCATCGCCTTCTGCACGTATCTGCGCGAGTCCAGCGAGAGAGACCAGCTTTCTCGTCAGCGACGGTCTATCACCACCAGCCTGACGAATAGCGATTCGGAATCGTACGATAATAGATGCCGACTAGTGGCTCTCTTGCGCAATGTAATCTCCGTAATCCACTACCTGCATCCGACGTAACACCCGTATCTGGTAATACGGGAATGCGCAGGGAAAACATTTCGTTCGATCCTTTCACTGCGTTCCGCGCGATCCACGTTACGCAGCGCGCGGCGTTCCACGGAGCATACACGAAACGTGTCTCTTTTTCTAGGACTTTCGAGCGATGCAAAAACGAAACTGCATCAGAAACTATTTTATCGCGCAATATATCATGTAGATTTGTTAacacatatttatttgtatattgtTACACCTAGCAATttcagtaattaattattcagatTAAACGCCGCAATGATAACGGAGCTTTCTGATCCACAGAGGAATGGAGCGAGACCTTCCCCTATCAGTTTCTGATAGGGGCAGGGGTGGCCCTCGTCGGCCTGGTTCTCCTGGCGGCGGTGAGCTTCCACTGCTCCTCCACCTGGCGATGGCTGATGAGCAAGACACGGCACGAGAACATCGAGGACACCGAGACCGATCAGGCTCAGCAGAACGCGATCCGCATCAGTCATTCCCTGCCGGATCTCCAATCGGAACCGATCACTCACGAGTACGAGTATGTCCAGGAGCAGAAGGAGAACAAGAAGGTACCGTTGCCGAGATCGAATCACCGCGGATAAACATTCCGCGGTGGTGAAATCGCGCGGCTTGTCACGATGTACTTAATGCTTGGCCGCAGGTGCTGCGTCAGACCACTCTGCCGATCGTGCCGATGCGACACCAGAGCTTCCAACGCCAATTATCGCATCGACTCGATCTGCCAAACATCAAGTTCTGCATCTGCAGCCTGGAGAATCGCAGCGATTCCAGCCTCGGTCTGATCAAGGTATAGCTTCGCCTGATATCTTATCATGATAAACATCGAACATCGATAACGCAAAGATATCTTCAGCGATTCTCTCCCGAGCTTATCCCATATGTTGCTCGTCGTTCTCCATGATGACAAACAACTGTGAACATAtaaattctgattttattCGCGTGTGATGCACGATGCCATATATTATGTCACCTTTGCAGCCGGAATTGTATAAGAAGGAGTTGGTGAGGCAAGAGAGTGCGGAAAGCTCCAGTACAACAGAAATGGAATATGCTGGCAAACTACATTTCGCTCTTCGCTACGACAAGGAGATCGAAGGGCTCATCGTCAAAGTCAGTATCGCGTGGTGTTCTGCTCTTTACGATTCTATTGTAACTGAGCTGCTACATTAAAACAAACGCGTCAGACAATATACGTGAATATATATGGGTGAATTGTATGCTGTGCATTTATTCAACTCGAGCGCAGTAGATATAGAAAaaagattgcaataaaaatgtatatttgagGGAAATATGAAACTGACTAAATTCACAATCGTAACGTTGCAAAATTCTATCAAAAAACGGggaataacaataatgatTAAAAGTACATCTGCAAATTAACGAGTTGGCATTTAAAACACACTACAGTTGAGACggaatgtatattatatatgtatatatacattccGTACATATACAGGCATATGTATCTGTGCGTATCATATTCAGCAAGAGTGAGATATTGAATAACGATAACGAAGATCAGAATATTGCATTTGTGATGGACACATATCCTGCACTGTACTGACATTAGCGCGTAACACGGATTAGGTAATGCCAGCTGCATTGAGTTATTCCTGTACCGCGATGGATTCAGGTCCATTAAGATCAGTTATGTAGAGCAGGTCGCGTTTCGTGACAGGTCAATTTAAATACACGACGCTGTCACCCCGGTGTTCCCCAAGGCTGCATTCGCCGCGTGACACACgcgcaaatattttttgttttttaaataaaaactatgaCACTGTTTCTCAAAACAGTCGCGCATATTTACCTGCGAAAAATGCTTGCTCGTGATGATTACGCAATACTCGTGTTTGtgtaatacttttaattaactgttTCTTCCTTCGCCGCTGCCTGCAACTTTAACTGTgcacgataaaaataacatttgatATTATTCCAATCCCCGTTTCCACGTAAAACGTAACATTAGTTTTACGTTACTTCATTTCTTCGGTTGATCTCATCGGTTCATAACGCTTTCCGATGCACTCAGGTTCTGGAAGCACGCGAGTTGCCGATAAAGGATGTGACGGGCAGCAGTGATCCGTACATCAAGTTATACCTGTTGCCGgacagaaagaagaaattccaGACGAAAGTGCATCGAAAGAACCTAAATCCAATATTCAACGAGACATTCATCTTTAGGTAAGCGGTTTACGATGCTGCACGATTATCGGATGTACTTTTAAAACTTTCTTATCGCTCTGTTATCCAAATGATATTACGAAAAAGAATTTGATGGAGAAATCGAAACaatggaaaaatttatttataatttattgtggCAGCGTGTCATACGAGGAACTAAGGGAGCGTTACCTGCAATTCTCGGTTTACGATTTTGACCGGTTCTCACGTCACGATCTCATTGGACAAGTGGTGCTTAAAGGCCTCTTGGAGTGCACCGATCTCGAGCAAGAGATCGAATACACGATGGACATTCTCTGCGCGTTACAGGTAATTTGCGCTTTTCTGTGAGACCAACGGTCAATTATACAGTCAGAAGGATGTGACTGTAACTTTGACTTTCTGATATCTCATTTCGCAGGAGAAAGTGGATCTAGGAGAGTTGATGTTATCGCTGTGCTATCTGCCGACAGCTGGTCGGCTAACGTTAACCGTGGTCAAAGCCAGGAATCTTAAAGCGATGGATATAACGGGCAAATCGGGTGGGTAAAGTGGACCAGATATTATTCTCCTCTTGTGATATTAGTGCTGAGATTTAATCTCACGAGAGAGCTAataatgcgattattattaggTGTTTGCAAAAGGTGTAGTCTTTTTTTTCAATGCTatggtattattatttaaacttcaaagaaattctcgcttttttaaaaagtgagCATTGCAGTCTGTAAAATGGATTATTAACGGATTCGAATTACCATTTATTCTAATTGATGCAGTACTTTTtaacttaataatattatactttcaaAATGAGATACGAAAAACCTTTTCCGCAAAGGAATTCGAAATTTGTAAGAGATGGcagaaaatcgcaaaaattgAGGGCAAATATTTTGGTACTTAGATTGTATTGCATATATCATGCAAAGCTAAAAAGCAAAAATGCgcaaaaaataactaaaaCTTGTGCATACACTTAAAACCCATTCTCTGTGAGAGTGGAAGGAAAATACGGAAAGTTAACTGTATTTGCCTCGTTTCTCCATCAGATCCGTACGTGAAAGTTTACCTGCTGTGCCAGGGTAAGCgaataaagaagaagaagactaCGGTGAAAAAGAACACTCTATACCCTGTCTACAATGAGGCGTTGGTCTTTGATGTTCCTGCGAACAACATCGAGGACGTCAGTCTCATAGTGAAAGTAATCGATTACGACAGGTGAGTGGAAATTCGAggcatttaatttatctgcAAGTAAGAAGGAAATGAATCGGTCTCATTACTGATCTGATTAAAACTCCAATTAGAATTGGATCGAATGAGCTGATGGGATGCACGGCAATCGGCTCGAGCTTCATTGGGATCGGCCGGGACCACTGGCTGGAGATGCTGGACAACCCCAGGAAACCGGTGGCGCAATGGTACCCGCTGATGGAAACCGTGTCCGGCCATATTCCGGCAGTGGATTCGGAGCCGCTTCCGGTGAGCCTGAGCTGCTTGAACAGCAGGTAAAGTCACTTACGCAATTATTTGGCTGATCTCTCGACAATCCAACGGAAGTTTCCACGCGATGAGACGACGGAAATCACccttatttaatttactttgtcTAACAAAGCGTTGCGTTGCAGATGAAGGCGAGATGTCGAAGATAAAAACTGCAGAAACTCGCAGGCATTGTCAGACGCTGGCTTGGACGTCGTCTCCTTCTGTCGTATTTAATGTACGTCGCTTAACTGACTTAAGTACAACCTCTTGTCTTCAAATCGGGGCCCGAGAGGTGAATTCTGCACTTTGTGAGTTTCATCGTATGAGCGGCAGCCGCATCATGACATGACACGACTGAACGATTCGACATGACATCCGACGTGAAACCGGTCGCTTGCGAGAGATCATCGCGTACACATGTTGCTCAATTTCGACGATTGACGATCGTGGCAATCGTACAGAGAGACGAGAGATAGTTTTGCGTTCGCTTTGTCCTATCGCGCGGCGGGCTGGTCCCGCGCGTGCCACCCTCAGACACGCATCATTCCCCTACGTAAACCTCCGACTCCTTCGTGATGTTGAGCATGACGGTGTAGCTTGAATGTCTCGTAGATTAAACGCGCGTGATCAGATAGGTAAGTTTTTATAGCAGACGAACGCGTGAGCGTGAGGCACATGTGTTTGACAAAGGCCTTATATCTGCGACACTTACGTGTCTGAAGTGGAGAACGTACAGGCAGATTCGAGCGACGAGGATCGCGCATCCCAGCAGATCTCGGCGGCAGAGTACAattgattaatcgattaattgatCGATGATTCTAGTCGATAGAACCCTCTATAAGATATAGCACCGAATTTAGCGAACGCGCGCTGGATCTACGCGCCATTTATTGTTTCACGCTCGCTATCACCCACATTTCTGCGCGCAACTGTTCTATTAACGTGATACGTGTTTAGACATATAATCGCGCCCGACGCTACGCGGGCACTGTTTGTGATAATGTACTTTCTGGAACACATATGTACCAATTTACATACATAAACACAGAcaaacatacatacacatatatacacgcaTGCGTATGCGTACGTACAAGCGACACGCGTATAACGTGATTCAAAAATCATGTGTGCACCAGTAGCTGCTACGTGGCATGTACGTTCGCGACTGACACTATCCGATTGTGAACTtgat
This genomic interval carries:
- the LOC105279304 gene encoding synaptotagmin-10 isoform X1, whose product is MQPYANNPDGRSSKRQSRSIPVMSGAAIKVAARVRSLARSAWDRRRNSRRRGFKGDVASQPPARERLLTEEWSETFPYQFLIGAGVALVGLVLLAAVSFHCSSTWRWLMSKTRHENIEDTETDQAQQNAIRISHSLPDLQSEPITHEYEYVQEQKENKKVLRQTTLPIVPMRHQSFQRQLSHRLDLPNIKFCICSLENRSDSSLGLIKPELYKKELVRQESAESSSTTEMEYAGKLHFALRYDKEIEGLIVKVLEARELPIKDVTGSSDPYIKLYLLPDRKKKFQTKVHRKNLNPIFNETFIFSVSYEELRERYLQFSVYDFDRFSRHDLIGQVVLKGLLECTDLEQEIEYTMDILCALQEKVDLGELMLSLCYLPTAGRLTLTVVKARNLKAMDITGKSDPYVKVYLLCQGKRIKKKKTTVKKNTLYPVYNEALVFDVPANNIEDVSLIVKVIDYDRIGSNELMGCTAIGSSFIGIGRDHWLEMLDNPRKPVAQWYPLMETVSGHIPAVDSEPLPVSLSCLNSR
- the LOC105279304 gene encoding synaptotagmin-10 isoform X2, which produces MGVVKTASESILEETVVPSEEANYSLQGHAEEWSETFPYQFLIGAGVALVGLVLLAAVSFHCSSTWRWLMSKTRHENIEDTETDQAQQNAIRISHSLPDLQSEPITHEYEYVQEQKENKKVLRQTTLPIVPMRHQSFQRQLSHRLDLPNIKFCICSLENRSDSSLGLIKPELYKKELVRQESAESSSTTEMEYAGKLHFALRYDKEIEGLIVKVLEARELPIKDVTGSSDPYIKLYLLPDRKKKFQTKVHRKNLNPIFNETFIFSVSYEELRERYLQFSVYDFDRFSRHDLIGQVVLKGLLECTDLEQEIEYTMDILCALQEKVDLGELMLSLCYLPTAGRLTLTVVKARNLKAMDITGKSDPYVKVYLLCQGKRIKKKKTTVKKNTLYPVYNEALVFDVPANNIEDVSLIVKVIDYDRIGSNELMGCTAIGSSFIGIGRDHWLEMLDNPRKPVAQWYPLMETVSGHIPAVDSEPLPVSLSCLNSR